Genomic DNA from Candidatus Latescibacter sp.:
GCCTGCATCGGCAAAGGCCCCGGCCATGTCCAGCGGATTATCTACCATGAGGTGGACGCCGAGCGGAAGGCGGGTCAGGCGGCGAACGGTTTTCACCATCGCAGGCCCGAAGGAAAGGTTCGGGACAAAGTGATGATCCATGATATCGAGATGAAACGCATCGCAGCCGCCTTCCTCAGCGCGGGCGATTTCTTCAGAAAGACAGCTCAGATCGGCGGCGAGGATTGAAGGAGCGACGATTATATGCATACATAACTCCCTTTATTTGGAAGTGGATACGACAAGGTCAACTTCAGCGCTGGTATTGGTCGGAGTGCCGGGATCGGGATGCTGATCGATAACCGTGTCCGGCAAAAGATTAGGCGCCTCTTCCTTCTGCACGTTCACCTTTTCGATGTTGAACTTGTAGAGGGTGAGAGTATCCATGGCGGCTTTGTAACTCAGGTCGATCAGGTTTGGCATGACCACATTGGTTTCCTTGCGCCCATTGGCTATGAACAGGATAACGCCGGTTGTTTCAGGTACTTCCTGATCCCCTGCCGGATACTGATCCATCACAATACCCCGGCTATACTTGTCCGAGGCCTTCCAGCGCTGGTCGATAACCTCGAATCCGGCGTCTTTGATCTCGTTTTCGGCGTTACGGGTCGATTTGCCTACCACATTCGGAATATGCAGAGGTTTGGGCCCCCGGGAAAGAACAACGTGGATTCTCCGTCCCGGCTTCAGGATCGTACCGGCGGCCGGCATCTGGAATGCAATGGCATCGCGGGGAACCGTATCATTGAAATCTCTGCTGTCTTCCATTATCGATAAATGCGCTGACCGCACGATGGAATCTGCCTCTTCGAAAGTTTTGTTGACCAGATTCGGAGCGGTTATCTCACGGCCGGCTCTGAGGTAGAGCGGCATAATTACCGTATCCATGATTACAATGAATGCAGCGATTCCGCAAAGGAAAGCCAGGCTGAAAAACAGGAAGCCTCTTTTTGTTGGAGAGTCAGTCATGATCTTCTCGTTTCAGTTTCGCTGCGAAAGCGCCGGTCCCGTACATGAGATGGGGAAAAATCAGGTATCCGTTCGATATGGCAAACTGTTCGAAACGGATGTCTTTTTCAAATGAAAAATTCCGGTTATTTCCTAAAAACCACACGATATTTTCTGCATTCTCTTCCGGTTCAAGGCTGCACGTGCTGTAGACCACAGCGCCGCCGGTTTTTACGAGACTGGCGGCATTCTCCAGCATTTTCCTCTGTAGCGAAGCCAGCCGGTTAATATCCTCTTCCTGACGGCGCCATTTCATGTCCGGCCTTTTGGAGAACACTCCCGTCCCGGTGCAGGGGACATCGAGCAGAACACGGTCGTACTGCGCCGCTCCATCACCGCCGGATTCCGCAGCGTCTCCTGAAACCGTTATCACCGACTTTAATCCCAAGCGGTAGGTTGTTTTACCGATCAGACCAAGCCTTCCCGGATGGATGTCGACTGCGGTTATTTTCCCCTGATCTCCCATGAGCTCGGCAAGGTGAGTGGTTTTACCGCCGGGCGCCGCGCAAAGGTCCAGGATGTTTTCTCCCGGCTGTGGATCGAGGAGGATTGATGCCATCCCCGCCGCGGGGTCCTGCACGGTGAAAAATCCTTCCCGGAAAGCAGGGGAATCAAATAATCCCTCCGCTTCTGCCACCGAAAGACAGCCGTGCATTTCACGGATCTCGGAGGTTTCAAATCCTTCCCGGGAGAGTAACTGCGCCAGTTCAGCCGTGACGATTTTCAGGCGATTCGCCCGGATGAACACAGGGTGTTTTCCGTTCCCGGCTTTCATGACAGCTAAAGCGGTATCCGGGCCGAAATTACCGATCCACCGCCGTGTAAGCCACAGGGGATAGGAATGCTCCACCGAAAGTCTTTCCGCCGGATCGGACGGCCATTCATCCGGCTCGCCCTCACGAGTAAACCGCCGGAGCAGGGCATTCACCAGTCCTCCGGCCCCGTTTCCCTGCATCTCGGAAGCCAGATTCACACTCTCATGAACTGCCGCCCTTGCCGGGACTTTATTAAGAAACATGAGCTGAAAAAGTCCCAGCCGCAGCGTCATGCGGATTTCGGGGGAAAGCGATTTTGCCCGTTTAGTATAGTATATGTCAATGATGCGGTCAAGGCGCAATTTCCAGCGCTCTACTCCGGCCACCAGTTCACGGAGCAGGGATCGATCTCGCGGGTCCTTGAGTTCAGCCGCTAACGGCGAATCCATAAGCCGGTCACCGTACGCCCCCCCGCGTTCGATCCGGAGAAGCAGACGAAGGGCTGTCTTGCGGGCATTTGTTTTTTTTAGCATGTAGCATATACACGATGGTAGTTGAACTTGTTTCAGAGTCTATACCTCGTACAATATCTGAAGAAACTTATGAATATTTCGGGTAAAATGGGTTTTCTTATCGAATTATCTTTATTCTGTCTTCTATCTTCTGTCTCTGGCCATTCCCCAGATTTTTGAATCAATTTTTTGTAACTCTTTATAATGCTTATCGTTCCACGAAAATATTATCGGGTAAATGCAATTCCTCATGAAGGACAAATCCCCCCTGTCCTTCGGACATCCCACCTTATTAAGGGGGGAATCATGTTGGCAGGCAGCATTTACCCCCTTAATAAGTGGGTCGCCGCTTTAAGCGGCGGGGGGATTTTGCCTAAAGAGCAGATAAGTAATATGGCATATCTGTCGCCGAATAAAAAAAAATGGGGGATGGCCAGGTCTTCTTTCTTTATTGACTTTGCGAACTTTGCGAGAGAAGGTC
This window encodes:
- a CDS encoding PASTA domain-containing protein, with translation MTDSPTKRGFLFFSLAFLCGIAAFIVIMDTVIMPLYLRAGREITAPNLVNKTFEEADSIVRSAHLSIMEDSRDFNDTVPRDAIAFQMPAAGTILKPGRRIHVVLSRGPKPLHIPNVVGKSTRNAENEIKDAGFEVIDQRWKASDKYSRGIVMDQYPAGDQEVPETTGVILFIANGRKETNVVMPNLIDLSYKAAMDTLTLYKFNIEKVNVQKEEAPNLLPDTVIDQHPDPGTPTNTSAEVDLVVSTSK
- the rsmB gene encoding 16S rRNA (cytosine(967)-C(5))-methyltransferase RsmB — protein: MLKKTNARKTALRLLLRIERGGAYGDRLMDSPLAAELKDPRDRSLLRELVAGVERWKLRLDRIIDIYYTKRAKSLSPEIRMTLRLGLFQLMFLNKVPARAAVHESVNLASEMQGNGAGGLVNALLRRFTREGEPDEWPSDPAERLSVEHSYPLWLTRRWIGNFGPDTALAVMKAGNGKHPVFIRANRLKIVTAELAQLLSREGFETSEIREMHGCLSVAEAEGLFDSPAFREGFFTVQDPAAGMASILLDPQPGENILDLCAAPGGKTTHLAELMGDQGKITAVDIHPGRLGLIGKTTYRLGLKSVITVSGDAAESGGDGAAQYDRVLLDVPCTGTGVFSKRPDMKWRRQEEDINRLASLQRKMLENAASLVKTGGAVVYSTCSLEPEENAENIVWFLGNNRNFSFEKDIRFEQFAISNGYLIFPHLMYGTGAFAAKLKREDHD